AAAGACATGagcgcgaaagacactagcgTGAAAGACATTTGGGCGAAAGAAACTAGCGCGAAAGACATTTGCGCGTAAGGACACTAGTTACGTACCTACTACTCATAGCTGTATCTATCTCATTTGATGTAGGTAACTTATCCCAAGTCTACGTCTTTATGTAACTATACAACGAAATATTGTAATCTTCATTTCTACATAAGTCAGAATTCTTGGCCCCGTGCACACTTGATTTGTCTGCAAATGTAGCCTATTGTTTTGCTGTCCACGGCGTTTCCTATGGAGACAGTCACGAGATGGGTTATCCTTTACACCATATATCTTCGCTGTCTGGCTGCCTTCCAGGGGTTCTATTCTGCAGTGAGGTTTTTAGTTATTTTGCAATTCACTAAAGAAATAGCTTGTGGTCGTCAACGTATCTTAAGGTGGTCTCTCGACTGGTGGGTGGACAGTGCATTTGTGTGCTTGTCACAATCCAAGTAGGTGTATATGGTACTGTCGTGTTTAATTTTGTATATTAGGCACGTAAATAATGGCTATTTCACGCTCTCAACTCAATCTCAGTTGGCACTTGGCAACAACTTGTACGACAGTTTTTTATTATGTGCCCTCACataataaaaatctgtatattttcaaaaaagttcAGACAAATAACCGTTGGTTTCGTTCTAGCtagtgttttaaattatttatcaaacttttattttaaagaaaatgttAACTTCTCGTGGTAAACTTAaacttgtgttacgagtgggttcaccagaATAATCGAGTGGCGGCAGAGATGaatccgcgttcctcggatcacgagtcaaTTCAACACCTTCACcgtcgaacaaaaaaaaagacaaatagaGCAATAGAGCTGAAGAAATGGCATCGTTTTACAGAATAGGGTCTCAGAAATCAGATTGGGCTCGCATCCGGAttgctataaatatttgttACGTGCCCTGACAGCCCGGTCTTATTACCTTAATACAAAGTTAGACAAGGGTTTAAAATATAGACAAATTAACCTTAtgtcttgtttatttatttaacatcgGAAATCTTTGTGTTACTAAaacccggtctgtgagcacatagaattttgtcgcgctcgcacactcactgcggccgcccgtcgcacgacagcaatataattacgcgcgagcgataaggatgggtagcttggggtcattggacaaaattctacgtgctcgcagaccagactataataaATCTATCTAAAATGCTACGAGTATATCAAAACTATAAATAGAGATGTTACCATTTATGCAATAGTGCAAACTTGGCAGGTAAAATCCATGCACTCTTGTCATTTAGATACTTACCTACTcataattatcatcataatttcagccacagaacgttcactgctgaacataaggtATCCCCCGATAgggcggttggtagcggcctgtatccagcgcctttctgctacctttatgagatcgtctGTCTATCTAGTGGGTGGGTGGTTTAAATACCTACTCAtcacttttcattttttcataagaaaagaaagagaagagaaaggtttttgaaaataatgtcaCCAGTAGAAAACTACATAATTCCTGGGTCACATACACTAAGTATATCTTTCTGTGATAGACTGAAATTCAGGAGGGCGTAGCCGCAAAAAAACTAAATCTTACGCCACACAGAACTTGAGCGAGCAGGTCGCCAAAACAGTTTTCAGATCTCCATAGTTGCATCACGAAACGCAAAACTTTGAGGCACCGCTCCCAGCTGGCTTCCATCCAGGAATAAATGTCTGCGAGCTCATAAAAATGTATATGTAATACCTGAGAGATGGCAGGGCATTAGACAAGCGTGCCGTTTCTCTGAAATATCGTCCATTTGGTATAATTaagtttaagaaataaaaacacTGGCGGAAGCGTCGTGGAGAGCGATTGTTATTTTGGCGGTAGGTATGATGTACCTACTTTCTTATGCCGTAGATAAATTGAAGACAGAAGAAAGTTTTATTTGAACTTCATTGCATAAAGAAAGTACAAtaagtggaattaatgccttaCAGCATTCTCGACAAGTCAATATTGAGTGCAGTGATGATTcaatattattacaataacaatccTGCTTACAcgctaaagctgggttgcaccatcttactttaactttaaaaaacgtcaaaaatctgtcaaactctatacaaaaatcaccggttatcgttaacggttaaagttaggtggtgcaactttaGCCAAATGAATGAGTTTTACCTTATACCTACATTAGTGTGTAATAAGAACGAACatcagaattaaataaataaaaatactaacgAGCTTTACCAGTTGATAAACACAAATAACTATTTGACATCATAATATTGATTTGATATCCTATTTAATCCAAGTAAGTATGTATAATTTCAGTTCGTGCAGAGTTCGGCAAGTGGGTCAAATTAAATTGTTCATTGCAGACAGACATAATATTGGCGAATCTAAATAAGAACGGCGAATAGAATGGCGAATATTTACACAAAAATTATCAACAAAAACGATTGGCTACTTAACATAATTTCGATTACGTaactctaacgcccgtattcacaaacgatgcttgcttaagtgaagcagcaacgctatgcgaagtcgaactcacagcgttgaataaagctctgtgattctgtgactcaagtattgtctatgaataggtttttggaaCCCTATGTGTCCATGCAGTACTGTGAGatttcatagtaatgtttgtaactACAGGCGTAAATGTAATAAACACTAAAACACAAACTTCAGtgtttcttctttcttttcgaCGTGTTGTATATGTCGTCCCAGAAGGTTTTCCTGTCCCAGTAAGGGTGGCTGAAGACTTGGAACTCCCGATCCAGGTAGAGGCAGGTGACATTTTCCCGGGAGACTGTTGGCCATCGGATGGGTAGTAATGGGGTCACGGATGGTGTTGGATTGCTAAAAAGGATGGTTAAGAGATGTAAATTTTGACCCATTTATTGTTCCGAAGTAGTGGCAGGGTGAAAGTGATACTGACGTGTAAGGGCTTTTTAAAACCTGTTTGTAGAAAATAATTTACTATTATGACTTTAGGAAGCAAACTGGCTGTATAGGTACAATCAGTACAGTTAAACACAAGCATCATAGGCTGGGTTgaaccaccttactttaactttgacaaacgtcaaaaatctgtcaaacttcatacaaaaaacaccggttatcgtcaaagttaggtggtgcaactcagccttaatgtattTGGAATATGTGCtagtattttgcaacaaacaaaaGAATCAACTGTTCCATAGAACTTTACTATCGATTGAACCAAAATGTATTCAGACTGGTGATTAATTAAATCTGTCACTAGGGTGACCTCAGGGGCTGTGTCGATAGTAGGTATAAGAGTAAAGAAGACAAAGAGGGCTGTTAAAAAGTTGGTTTCTACTTACCCGTATTTAACATAATTCCCTATTAAACTGGATACTCTACGAACCGTTATTTTGTCGGCTTCTTCCTTGGGGTTTTTATTCAAAATGGCGTATTTTACTACATCGCCGTGCCCAGCCACGTTCGAATTCtcgtaaaaataatcgtatccaCCAATTTTGCCTTTATAAGCAAACTCCATCAGGTAAACTGGATTGCACTTAGAATGAGCCTCCACGGAGGTCATGAGACTATGCAAAATTAGACTGTCCCCAAAATAATTCAAATGTTgaaccacaatatcgtcagatCTGTTGCCAAAATAGAAACGTTTTATATTCTCCGCTATCTCATGTCTGACTTCGTCTTTTTGTGTGATAAGATCCGCTGGCAAGAACTCCAGGAAATTAGACTCCATCCTTTCTCTGTAGTTCAGTTCGTAATATTCCGTGCTCCTAAGGTACAGTCCTTCCAGTGTTGAGAACAGAAACATTGTTGGTATTTTTCGGAATTTGCCTCTTTTCAGAATGTCGCTAGGAGCTCTCGTTAGAAAATGTTCCTCGCCTGTGTATTTTTCGACACACGGAGCAAAACCAAATGTGCCATCCGTCAAGTTATTGTAGTACTCAAACGTCATCTCGGTCAATAGCTCAACAGGCATTCCCTTGTAGTGTTCAGCTAATATCTTCGCAAAGTCTGTTTTTGGGACGTTCATAAGCCTTGAGATTTTCATTGCTGTGTTAGACGGATTCCGGTCTAAAGCCCAAGGTGCAGTAGCTGATCCAGACTCTATAATCGCTTGATGGAACAATCTCCTACTCATGCTGGAGAGCATTAAGTATTCGACTGACGCGCCCCCCGCACTCATGCCGTATACCGTCACTTGTTTGGGATCACCCCCAAATTGGGCTATATTATTTCTGACGAACTTCAGAGCAGCGACTTGGTCTTTCAACCCTGCGTTGCCTGGAGCGTCCTTTATGCCTAGACATAAGAATCCTAACGCTCCAAGTCTGTAGTTGATTGTTACAACTATGATGTTTTGTTTGATTAGATATTCAACGCCTGCTGTTGGTCCTGCTCCCATGATGAAGGATCCTCCATGGATGTAGAGTAAAACAGGTATAGGGGTTTCGGGACTTATCATGGGGGTGAAGATGTTAAGCACGAGGCAGTCTTCTTCGCCTTCGCCCTTCTGGGGACATTTTGTGGTGCGGTTGGCATCGTAGACGATTGTCCAGGGCTGGGGAGGTTTTGGTGCCTGAAAAATAAAGAGAAATTTAACTAAGTTCTTTTGCACAGGAAATTGGTAACTAATTCGTAAACACGTTTATATTATTGCATAAACGTGTCGTTTACtatattacttttttattttatttatttatttatacttttgcacataaaactgtacagtggcggacttaatgccaggtagcattctctgccagtcaacttcaaatttaaatttaacttcaaatcaaatcaatcacttgactttaaaaacaaaacctTCAAGTGACATCAAACGTTGTTTGTGTAAATTATCCTAATTTACTGGGTTCTGACATCTCCACTAGTGGGTACACAGCTTTATTATgtttaggggagaccgaggtgagttgtaaccaAGGAGAGTTGTGTGTTTtctgacattgtcgatttttttaaacttaactaCTTACTAGCGACACCGGCTGGTAACAGTGCGCGTTCTTTAGTGTAACTCTCGGGCTAACAAACACGCACTATTGCTTGCTGATAGCTATTAATAGGTTGCTGAATATCGACAATGTTACAACTCTCTTCTTTCTCCCCTACTCTATGTAATTTACAATCAATATAAACCAAACTAACGATTTGTTTACAATTTGTTAAGCTGTAGATCAACATTTCAAAATTGATTTAACTTAATATCGTCGCAGTATTAACACGTTAATTAACAAACGCCATGTTTACCAGAACGGTAATTATCACACATGTGACGAGTTTACTGGTAATTTAATAACTTCACATGCCAATCCTAATTACCAACGTAACATCCAGTTTGCTTGGATGTCTTCATTgcaaataattaatatacttaaacTCGTACCTACATGTGTTACTGATGATGTCATGAGAAATTATTATGTCAGATTAAATTAAGTCACTAATCTACGTTAATTTGTATTGCCTAAAGTAATcattctaatattataaatgcgaaagttagtGAGGAGGAGTAACTCTTTCACGCATAAATTGTTTCCGTGGTTGACGACGTGTTCTCCAAAGTACgaaataatacttatttttgCGATAGTGAAGGTGATCAACtttgacttaattaatttaattgatttgttAGTGGATAAAACAATAGACATGTTAAAACATTGGTTCGTTGACTTAGGTCAGCTACTTACATGGTTAAATGCCATATTTTTGGATCGTACTAAACCTGTTTTTCAAGTTGTTATTAATGACTCAAAATAGTAAGATAATAATGACATAATAAAAGACAAAAATCAGAAATTAATGCAATTAAACAAATTAACTTACAATTCGTGAATTTTAAAGATCGTTTGTGTGATGACATTGTTTACAAAACCAACGGAAAGGAATCCATCATAATTGACATAGtaataacaaaagaaaactaaccTTAAACCGATTGTTCCCGGTCGGAGGCTCTGCATACGGGATCCCAAGAAAGGCGATATAGTCATTGTTCACAG
This genomic window from Ostrinia nubilalis chromosome 18, ilOstNubi1.1, whole genome shotgun sequence contains:
- the LOC135080351 gene encoding esterase FE4-like, with the protein product MFYYFKSVCLSKRTGTAMLLVITFVAILNCFYATEISDCHNKRYKYVQTRYGTVRGHTVNNDYIAFLGIPYAEPPTGNNRFKAPKPPQPWTIVYDANRTTKCPQKGEGEEDCLVLNIFTPMISPETPIPVLLYIHGGSFIMGAGPTAGVEYLIKQNIIVVTINYRLGALGFLCLGIKDAPGNAGLKDQVAALKFVRNNIAQFGGDPKQVTVYGMSAGGASVEYLMLSSMSRRLFHQAIIESGSATAPWALDRNPSNTAMKISRLMNVPKTDFAKILAEHYKGMPVELLTEMTFEYYNNLTDGTFGFAPCVEKYTGEEHFLTRAPSDILKRGKFRKIPTMFLFSTLEGLYLRSTEYYELNYRERMESNFLEFLPADLITQKDEVRHEIAENIKRFYFGNRSDDIVVQHLNYFGDSLILHSLMTSVEAHSKCNPVYLMEFAYKGKIGGYDYFYENSNVAGHGDVVKYAILNKNPKEEADKITVRRVSSLIGNYVKYGNPTPSVTPLLPIRWPTVSRENVTCLYLDREFQVFSHPYWDRKTFWDDIYNTSKRKKKH